GCTTGAGTAAATCGTAGAATTTTAGTACAGGAAAGGGACCGTAAAGAAGCCCGCTTCCCTTCTCTCCTTCCCATGCCGGAAAAGAAAGGGTAGTTGTTTTAGTATGGAGATTATTTCCGGTTGGGTCAGTCAGTCACGGGCTATTTTCGCACACTCGGACTTACTGCTTAAAGCCTGCGCCCACTGGGACGCCAGGCATTAAGCGTAAGTCCTCAAACAGACTGTGCGAAGCCCGCGACCGACCGACTGACCTTATACGGAAAAGAAAGGAAATATAAGTTTTATTTTTCTAACCTCTATTTCATGTGAAGCTTTTTTATAAATAAACCCCCGAAAAAAGAACCTTAAAATCAATGTGCGTGCCAAGGTTGGCACACACGCCTTAATCGTGTACCTAAGGGAACAGGAGAAAAAAGCCAAAACGCCGCGTAGCGGCATTATTGCTAACTAGATAAGATTTAACATATTATTATAAAAGTAGTATCTAAATAAGCAAACGATAACAAGAGCTTTAACGATGAAAAAAAGTAATGAAAAATAACAGTACCACATAAAATAGTGGTTCCAGTGGAAATTTAGCCCTTATTTTGAGTACATTTAGACCAAATTTCATAACACAACTTCAGCTAATATTTTTGCAACTTCTGGATCCCTAGCTGCAAGCTCCATTAAGGCAATGGAAATTTCAGCCCTTTTTTCATCAAGATTCACTGCAGTTTCTATATTAAGAACCATTCCACACTTAGCACAAAATTTAGATGTAGAACCATTTACATGTTCACACCGTAAACACGTAACTGCAGTTAATTCAGGCCTTAAATCTTCTTTTTTAACTATTCCATGAATTCTTAAAATAGCGTCATCAATTTGACGACCTGATAAGTGAATATAAGTTCGAGGCATATCTGAACCATGAACCCATCCTAAATGGTCCTCCATTTGTGCCTGGGTAAGGTGTTGGGCTAATTCAGTACTTCGGGAATGCCTAAAAAGATGACTATAAACTCTTTTATCAACTCCGGCCTTTTTAGCAATTCTTTTGACAAGAGAACTAAAAGCCGGATGCTGCATATGTCCTCCTTGGTTTCGCTGGCCAATATTAAGCCATAAAAACGAATCCGAATTCATTTTATTAGGGTGCATATCAATCCAGGAAGCAAGATAAGGGACAGAAAAAACAAGCCTTACTCTTCTCATTCCTGTTTTACCATCAATAGTTAAAACAGCTCCGTATTGATCATATACAATATGCTTTAATTTCAAATTTCCAATTTCACTTATACGAGCACCACTGTCATAAAGAACAGCAATAAAGGCCTTATCCCTTAAATGATTAGCTGCAAGAATCATCTTTTTAATATCAGACTCCGTTAAAAGTTCCTCAGGAATCTTCCTGTTAATTTGGCCCTTTACACGAATCCATTTTGTGCATTCCGGATCATCCCCTCCATTCTGCCAACGAAAGAAACGCTTAAGAGTTAGCTTATAATCGTGTTTAGTCCACTGCTTAATATCTTTACGTTCAATTTTTCCAACCACACGATAGAGATCGTCAATAGTAGCGTTTTTTAAATCAAGATTATAATCACGAACTAAAATATGAAGTGTTGAAATATATTTAAGCACTCGAACAGTTTTGAGACCCTCCGCATAAAGAACATCCCGAAATCTGTACATTAAATCTTTATTCTCACGACTGTAACTAGCAGCTTCAATCCTTTGTTCAAGTAAACTTAAACTTTTTTCGTGATTGTAAATAGACGCCATAATATCACTCTTCAAGGTTTTTATTTATTGATTACCCGTGCAGAGTGAAAGTGTTATAGCTTTTAACTGTTATTTTAACGCCGAGGTTGGGATTTGAACCCAAGCACTCCTCCCGGAGAAACCGGTCTCGAGCCGGTCGCGTTTGGACTCCTGGGCGGTCAAGCCTTCGGATTAGTCCGCTCTGCCACCTCGGCACGCAGTGTTCCAAGGTTTTTATGTATTATATAGGTATCGAGATTATGCCCGGATCAAAAGTCAAACAGTGAGCTCTGGCCTTTTTTATTGTCCCTGCCCTTCTCACCTTTCCCCGCTCTGCCCGTATCCGTACCAGAGGGAAGTTCTATGCGGCCATACTGCCCGCCCCCTCCGGGGTGGAGGATCACTCTCTCTTCCCTGAATGCAAGGATCGCGTCAACTATCCTCCTGTCCACGAAGTCCATGCTTTCGGCAGGTACATGCAGGAGCACCTGCAGTTCATCCGTGAACCTGTCAAGGAGCGCATTCCAGGCGTCCTGTACTCCCTTCGTATTGATGCTTGCATGCCCCAGGGCCATCATGATGATCTCTGACAGGGGCATCAGGTGTACGTAGGGGGGCCTGTGTTCAGGATGGATGGGCTCCGGCAGGTCTGCAAGCTCGTTGACCCTGTCATATACGCCTTTCTTTATCCGGCCGCCGCAAACACTGCATTTCCATTTTTTTGATACGCTCTCTTCCAGTGAGTAATGGGTGAAGCATTTGATGCAGGCAGATTCATTGTACTTTCCTTCCTGAGGATAGAATCCGACATTCAGGATCACACGATAACTGTTCTCCCTGAGGATTGCTTTCCTTAGCCCTTCAAAGGACATATCGGGCACTTCCATCCTGTTGAATTCCCTTGCAAGCTTATTGGAAACCGGGGAGTGTGCATCGGAGTTGGAAAGGAAGGTAAGTCTGTGCAGTTCGCTTATGCGGTCAGCATAATCGCTATCCGCACTCAGGCCCAGCTCGAGGAAGGAAACATAGTCCGTCATGTCTCCATAGCAGCTCTTAAGGGAATCATGGTATGCATACATTGCAGTCCAGGGAGTAAAAGCATGACACGGGCCTATCAGGGCGCTAACATCCCTTGCTATCTCGGCAATCTGCACTCCGTCAAGGCGCACGGTAGGGCGTCCGTCGGATTCCAGGTTGCCATATCGGGATATTGTTTCTGCGAGCTCTTCTGCCTTTGACAGGGACGGCAGTATCAGAAGATGATGCACTCGGTTTGCATCCTCTATTTCAGTGGTAAGTGTAAAAGAAGTCCTTCCTATGGATATGTTCTCGTCGTCAAGGGAGGCTTTCCTGATCTCTTTCATCCACAGGGGATGTATACAGTCTCCTGTTGCGACCAGGTCTATGCCTTTTTTTGCAGCTTCCTGTGCGATGGTGGGAAGGTCCATTCTGCCCGAACAGGCCATTGAATATTTTGAGTGCAGGTGGAGGTCTGCGTTGATTATCATCAGACACCTTCAGCCGATGTATCGCAGGTCCTCGTCCTTGATATTCGCTTCAGGCATAGCCATCTGCTGTTGCTGCTGTTCGACCTCTTTGAGACGGGCAACGATCTTCTCCATCTCCTTTGCACGCTCTTCGAGGGGACCTTCATCAATCTCGATAGAGAACAGCCTGGATATGACCTTCAGCAGTGATTGCGCGCTCTTGGGGTCCACAAGGTATCCGGAAGTAAGTCCCATAAGGCATGCAGCATCCATTTTCCTGAACCTGCTCAGTCCCAGTATAAGACCTGAAGCGCCTACGATCCCTCCTCCGGGCTCGTTCTCCCTGAAAACGACTCCTGCATTAACGAGCTCTTCCTTAAGCTCCGGGTTATTGACGGCTCCCAGGACCTCATCGGAATGTGTGAGCTGCCCTGTAGGGAATCCTCCAAGCGTATATATCTTTTTGATCCCGAACTCTTCTGCGATGTCAAGATAGAGGTCGCATAGCTGGTAGTGCCCTTCAGCAGTACTGCTCTGGTGGTCCCCTACAAGGATGAGAATATCGCATTCGTCAGTACTGCAGATATACATCTCGTTGTTGACCATATGGATCTCGCTGTTCTCGTCAACGAGTACCTGTGGAGGAAAGTGATGTGAGTATATCTCGATGATCTTCTCTGCATCAAGCTCTTCGATAAGGTGTTCTGCAACAAGTTTTCCTACATGTCCCACGCCGGGAAGGCCCACAAGGAATACCGGTTCTCGTAGCTGAAGTTCATCCTTAAGCCGAATTACTTTTATTTCCTGCATAGTTCCTCCTTCCTTGCCAAGCGGCGATATTTACCATACGGGTCCTTAGGGGAGTATCTGGCAGGACTGGGGTCCACGGCAACTGATCCGCATGAAGGGCACTTCTCCTCGAAGGTGTACCTGCTGCAGTTCCGGCATCTGTGGATCTTCAGTCCCAAAAGAACATCACGCCTTTACTGTATCGTTGTGCCGGTGGAACTCTCCCTTCCCGCCAAGCTGCTCGATAGTAGTGACAGCTGTGGTGGCAGCTTTCTTAAGCACTGATTCCGCTTTCTTGTAGTCCGGTGCGATCACTTTTATGCGGTACCTGGGCGCACCTGTGTAAGTGATGTCCACCCTTACATTCTCTTCCTGGATATCATTGGCTGCTATCAGGGCTGATTTTATGACCTCTATCCCTTCGGGCAGGATGCAGGTCAGGTCGACATAGCCTGCGATATCCACATAAGGCAGCTTGATATTGTTCTGCGCAATCTGGACTATGCTGGCTGTCAGTTTCTTCTTCAGCTTGACGTCATTGAAAGCGTTGGCGCCGATCATTGCGGCTTCTTCAAAGGCCGAGTACAGGCTGCCGAAATGCTCTGCCAGCTTCTGGGCAACCTTCTGCATCTCTTCCTCATTGGTGCCTGTCTCCTCTGCCACGAACTGGAGCCATTTGGTAGCTTTCTGCTCGCTCTTCCATTCCTGGATCTTTGCACGCTTCTGGTGCTCATTGACATCCTTGAGGGAAAGGTCAATGTGACGGCGGGAGGGGTCCACATTGAGTACTTTACAGACTATCTTCTGTCCTTCTCTCACGTGGTCCCTGACGTACTTGACCCATCCGGCCTTGATCTCGGAGATATGGATGAAACCTTCCTTCCCGTCATACTCTTCCAGTGTCGTGTATGCGCCGAAGTCAGTGACATCCTTAACGGTACATACAACGAATTCTCCGATCTCTGGCCAATTGTTCTTTTCCATTATGGACCCCTTTATTCAAGGACTTCAAGGATATGCGTTGTTATCGTGGATTTGCCGCCGGTGGGCTCTGCAAGTGTCCTGCCGCAAACGAGGCATGTTACCTTGCGGCTTGCACTGCCGAAGATGACCTGCTCGTTCTCGCAGTCGTTGCATTTCACACGCAGGAATCTGCTCTTGGGCTTGTTCATCATTTAAATCACTCCGCGAATTCGAATTTCTTTGCTCTGAAAGCTGGCCTCTGGTGTGCTTTGTTGCACTCAGTGCACTTGTACTTGAGCCAGATCCTCTTGGTGGGTTTGTCTCCTCCGGGGACCTTTGAGAATTTACCGGTGTTGCCTATTCCGGTCTGTCTCTTCTTCTGTCTTGCAATGTGTGTCAAAGACGATGCTTTTCCCTTCTTCACTCTTTCCACAACTATCTCAGTGTGTTTCTTGCATGAAGGGCAATATGTTTTGAATCTCTTCGGGATCTTCATTATCTACACCTTGAATAAGTCTGAGTCAATTATCTGTGATCATCTGTGCCACGTTGCGTTTAACAAGCACCTTAGCATTAAGGGCCGGCAGAACAACAACGTCTTCCGCACACAATGTATAATTGCGATTGTCCATAGCCTTGAAAGTAGGCACGTTTTCCAGTATTCGCACAACAACGAATTCCTTATTTATATTACTTTTGGCTATCTGTTCTCTTTCGTCCTTTTCCTGAACCTCGGGAGCAGTGTCCGCAGTGGTACCGGCTTTCCCAGTAAAGGCTTCCGCTGCTGCATCTGAAGCTTCAGGAACATGTGCTGCCCTGCTCTCCCCGGATAGTGTACTCCCTGATGGGATATGTCCTTTTCCCTTCTCCTCTGCCGGGGATATGTGAGGATTGATAACAGGCTCAAGCATCTGCCTGCGCGCTGTGTTGATTGCTGAGAGCACAGCCTCATATACTTCCTTCTCCTGCGGAAGCAATTTCCCTATATCCTGTATGGTGGACTTGCTGGAAAAAGCATTGGTTGTGGCGCTGCCAATTATCTTTTTTATGCGGCGCATGAAAATAAGTTCCACGGAGGTGATAGCGTTCTGGAGCTCGTCTTCCAGTATCTTAGCTTCCACTGAACGCGGGTTCTTCAGCCGTGATATCTCTTCCTCCAGTTCCTTGATGTATTCTTCCACCTTTTGATAGAAGTCTGTATTCATGGACTTAAGGGAAGAGCTTCTTTCCTCTCTCAGGGTATCGGTAAGCTCAGTGCGATCCATATTCAGCCACACCTCTGCATATCAGGTACACAGCCGCATATTCCGGCACTTCCTGCACGCCTTCCTCTACCATGAGATCCTTTCCTTTCATCTGCACAGCAAAAGGCTTGATTGCTTTTATCTTTACCGATTTGTCCCCGAACACCACAGCATCGTTCAGGGGCTCGAAACCTTCAAGCTCGTCCATCTTTAGGGCAGTCACTTTCATCCCTGACTTGCCGTGAAGGGACCCGGGAAGGCGTATGAGGCGCTTTATGTCTGCGGTGACCGGCTCGTCAACCTGAGTATTCCCAAAATTTACTTTTGATTGATCTACAGCTTGGCTTATTAATTGATGAATTACATCTTGAAAATCGTCAACGGGTCCAAAATCCAATCTCCCATATTTAATGATGTCTTGTAAAGCTGCTGAGCTTTTAGATATTCTCTTTAGTTCTTGAAATCTTTTGGATGTGCTTTTCCCAAATCCCTTTAAATCCCTCAGTTCTCGAAACATGTCCTTGTCAGGTTTCGTAGATTCAGATATCAGGTATTGGACAATATAATTTGCAATCCTTTTCCCCCACCCTGCTCCATTATTTCTTAAAATGTATTTATAAGGTACAGCTGTTTTACCTCTGAATGTTTCTGTACCACTTCCATGTTCTCCAACCATCCATTCTTTACTATAGTGCATTTCGGGGCTAATTTTTCCACTAATATAATCAACGATCTCACGCCTTTCAGGGCTTTCAAGGGACAGCACCGAAGGATCGCTGATATGAAAATGATATCCTCTCCCTCCTGAGAATACTGCATGTACGGCGCTCTCATCGAATCCGAAATCATTGATGAGGAAATCCAGCAGCTTGAGGGTTTCTTTTTTTCCTTTCTCCAGCATGTCGCCGTAGGAATTTATCTTGCCTGGGAGATGGTCCGAGTCTATATCGAATATCAGGTCTGCCTTAAGCCAGTTCTTCTCCTTCATCTTCGGGGCTCCCGGATACTCATAGTAGGCCACGGAGTAGTATGCATGGGCAGGCGCCATTCCCCTGAGGTAGTCATACAGTTCCCCCTCTGACCCGAAGTCCCTGTGCCTTTTCATGAAAACGTCGTCTGCACTTCCGAACTCGATGAATCCCCATTCCCTTGAAGTGAACTCCGGCGGCAGTGTGAGTTGCGCCTGTGAGTAATATTCCTGGAATTTCGATACAATGAAAGCCCGTGTTTTATCATCCATATGTACAGTTTTCTCCGGAAGTATGAAATTTTGCAGTAGTCCTAATTGACTTAATCCGTCATAAAACTTATAGTCTTCATTCGCATTATAGTTCCCGCATGAAGCAGGAAATGACAAGTGCAGATGTTGCTGCTCTGGTGTTTGAACTGAGTTCGGGAGAGAACTCTATCATCGATTCAAAGATAGGCAAGATATACCAGCCTGCGCCCGATGAGCTGCGTATCAACCTCTTTGTTTATAACAAGGGCAAGGACAATCTTGTCATTGAGGCAGGCAAACGTGCCCACATGAGCGAGCACATACTTGAGAGCCCCAAGATACCGCAGTCTTTTCCCATGCTTTTGAGAAAACATGTGATGGCAGGCCGCATCACCTATGTGAAACAGTACGATTTTGACAGGATCATTGAGATCGGCATGGTCCGCGGCGGCGTTGAGACAATACTCGTTGCAGAGCTCTTCTCCCCTGGCAATATAGTCCTGCTGGACTCGGAACGCAAGATCATCCTTCCCATGAGGCCAGTGACTTTCAGGGGCAGAAGGATAAGGAGTGGAGAGGTCTACCAGTATCCTGAGGCCCAGCTTAGCCCTGTGGATGCAGGCGAGAAGGACCTGGAGGCCGTGTTCTCGTCCTCGGATTCGGATGTGGTGCGCACCATAGCCACCAGGTTCAACCTGGGAGGCACCCTGGCAGAAGAGGTATGCCTCAGGGCCGGGATCGATAAGAACACTCCTGCGAGGGACATGGGCATTGAAGGTGTTGTACGCATTGCAGGCTCGATGCGGGAACTGTTCTCCCCGCTCACAAAGGGAGAGCTCAGCCCGTATATCGTTAAAAAGGAAATAAAGGGTGAGACCAGGCCGGTCGATGTAGCCCCGTTTGAACTCAGATCACATGCAGGTCTTGAGAAAGAAGCCTTCCCCTCCTTTAACAAAGCCCTTGATGCATTTTTCGGCAAAAGGTCTGCTGAGGGGGTCACCCAGGTAGTTGAGGCTGTAAAGAAGGAAAAGGTGGATGTTTTTGAAAGGCGCCTGAAAAAGCAGGAGGAAGCCATAGAGAACTTCGGCAGGGACGCTGAAAGACAGGTGGAAGTGGCCGAGAAGATCTATGCCCATTACCAGGCTATAGAAACTGTCACCGGTGTCCTCGAGAGCGCCCGGCAGAAGGGTTACTCGTGGGACGAGATAAGGTCCATTCTCAAGAAGGCAAAGGACACGGTCCCCGCGGCAAAGGCCATATCGAGCATCGACCCGGCCACGGGTAAGATGGTGCTTGACCTTGATGGCACGAAGGCCACCATTGACCTGAAGCTGACGATCCCGCAGAATGCCCAGTCATACTATGAGAAGGCCAAAAAGCTGGCCAGGAAGAAGGAAGGTGCATTGAAGGCTATTGAAGATACCAGGGCGGCCATGCAGAAGAGGGAAAAGAAGGCAGTTTCCGACGGCAGGCGCAAGGCCCACATGAAAAAGCACTGGTACGACCGCTTCAGATGGTTCTATTCATCCGAGGGTTTCCTTGTAGTGGGCGGAAGGGATGCGGAAACGAACGAGGAGCTCGTAAAGAAGTACATGGACAAGAGCGATATAGTCTTCCACACCCAGGACCCTGGCGCACCCATGACCGTAATAAAAGCTCAGGGCAAGCCTGTGACCGAACAGACCCTGACGGAGGCCGCACAGTTCGTAGTATCCTATTCCAGCATCTGGAAGTCCGGCCAGTTCAGCGGGGATTGCTACTGGGTCCTGCCCGGGCAGGTCTCAAAGACTCCCGAATCAGGCGAGTATGTGAAAAAGGGTGCTTTCATCATCCGCGGTGAGCGTAACTACTTCCGTGATGTCCCCGTGGGAGCGGCTGTTGCCCTGGAGCTTGGGGCGGAGACACGCGTCATAGGAGGTCCGGTGTCAGCAGTAAGGCAGCACGGGCAGCACGTCATAGAACTGACTCCCGGGAAGTTCAACCAGAACGATAT
This DNA window, taken from Methanolobus chelungpuianus, encodes the following:
- a CDS encoding RNA-protein complex protein Nop10: MGLKIHRCRNCSRYTFEEKCPSCGSVAVDPSPARYSPKDPYGKYRRLARKEELCRK
- the rqcH gene encoding ribosome rescue protein RqcH; translation: MKQEMTSADVAALVFELSSGENSIIDSKIGKIYQPAPDELRINLFVYNKGKDNLVIEAGKRAHMSEHILESPKIPQSFPMLLRKHVMAGRITYVKQYDFDRIIEIGMVRGGVETILVAELFSPGNIVLLDSERKIILPMRPVTFRGRRIRSGEVYQYPEAQLSPVDAGEKDLEAVFSSSDSDVVRTIATRFNLGGTLAEEVCLRAGIDKNTPARDMGIEGVVRIAGSMRELFSPLTKGELSPYIVKKEIKGETRPVDVAPFELRSHAGLEKEAFPSFNKALDAFFGKRSAEGVTQVVEAVKKEKVDVFERRLKKQEEAIENFGRDAERQVEVAEKIYAHYQAIETVTGVLESARQKGYSWDEIRSILKKAKDTVPAAKAISSIDPATGKMVLDLDGTKATIDLKLTIPQNAQSYYEKAKKLARKKEGALKAIEDTRAAMQKREKKAVSDGRRKAHMKKHWYDRFRWFYSSEGFLVVGGRDAETNEELVKKYMDKSDIVFHTQDPGAPMTVIKAQGKPVTEQTLTEAAQFVVSYSSIWKSGQFSGDCYWVLPGQVSKTPESGEYVKKGAFIIRGERNYFRDVPVGAAVALELGAETRVIGGPVSAVRQHGQHVIELTPGKFNQNDIAKKIYKVYVDRLKEVNFVKQIASPDRIAMMLPPGESDIKA
- a CDS encoding proteasome assembly chaperone family protein — its product is MQEIKVIRLKDELQLREPVFLVGLPGVGHVGKLVAEHLIEELDAEKIIEIYSHHFPPQVLVDENSEIHMVNNEMYICSTDECDILILVGDHQSSTAEGHYQLCDLYLDIAEEFGIKKIYTLGGFPTGQLTHSDEVLGAVNNPELKEELVNAGVVFRENEPGGGIVGASGLILGLSRFRKMDAACLMGLTSGYLVDPKSAQSLLKVISRLFSIEIDEGPLEERAKEMEKIVARLKEVEQQQQQMAMPEANIKDEDLRYIG
- a CDS encoding tyrosine-type recombinase/integrase is translated as MASIYNHEKSLSLLEQRIEAASYSRENKDLMYRFRDVLYAEGLKTVRVLKYISTLHILVRDYNLDLKNATIDDLYRVVGKIERKDIKQWTKHDYKLTLKRFFRWQNGGDDPECTKWIRVKGQINRKIPEELLTESDIKKMILAANHLRDKAFIAVLYDSGARISEIGNLKLKHIVYDQYGAVLTIDGKTGMRRVRLVFSVPYLASWIDMHPNKMNSDSFLWLNIGQRNQGGHMQHPAFSSLVKRIAKKAGVDKRVYSHLFRHSRSTELAQHLTQAQMEDHLGWVHGSDMPRTYIHLSGRQIDDAILRIHGIVKKEDLRPELTAVTCLRCEHVNGSTSKFCAKCGMVLNIETAVNLDEKRAEISIALMELAARDPEVAKILAEVVL
- a CDS encoding 50S ribosomal protein L44e, coding for MKIPKRFKTYCPSCKKHTEIVVERVKKGKASSLTHIARQKKRQTGIGNTGKFSKVPGGDKPTKRIWLKYKCTECNKAHQRPAFRAKKFEFAE
- a CDS encoding TIGR00375 family protein, translating into MIINADLHLHSKYSMACSGRMDLPTIAQEAAKKGIDLVATGDCIHPLWMKEIRKASLDDENISIGRTSFTLTTEIEDANRVHHLLILPSLSKAEELAETISRYGNLESDGRPTVRLDGVQIAEIARDVSALIGPCHAFTPWTAMYAYHDSLKSCYGDMTDYVSFLELGLSADSDYADRISELHRLTFLSNSDAHSPVSNKLAREFNRMEVPDMSFEGLRKAILRENSYRVILNVGFYPQEGKYNESACIKCFTHYSLEESVSKKWKCSVCGGRIKKGVYDRVNELADLPEPIHPEHRPPYVHLMPLSEIIMMALGHASINTKGVQDAWNALLDRFTDELQVLLHVPAESMDFVDRRIVDAILAFREERVILHPGGGGQYGRIELPSGTDTGRAGKGEKGRDNKKGQSSLFDF
- a CDS encoding 30S ribosomal protein S27e, whose translation is MNKPKSRFLRVKCNDCENEQVIFGSASRKVTCLVCGRTLAEPTGGKSTITTHILEVLE
- a CDS encoding translation initiation factor IF-2 subunit alpha, producing MEKNNWPEIGEFVVCTVKDVTDFGAYTTLEEYDGKEGFIHISEIKAGWVKYVRDHVREGQKIVCKVLNVDPSRRHIDLSLKDVNEHQKRAKIQEWKSEQKATKWLQFVAEETGTNEEEMQKVAQKLAEHFGSLYSAFEEAAMIGANAFNDVKLKKKLTASIVQIAQNNIKLPYVDIAGYVDLTCILPEGIEVIKSALIAANDIQEENVRVDITYTGAPRYRIKVIAPDYKKAESVLKKAATTAVTTIEQLGGKGEFHRHNDTVKA
- the priS gene encoding DNA primase catalytic subunit PriS; protein product: MDDKTRAFIVSKFQEYYSQAQLTLPPEFTSREWGFIEFGSADDVFMKRHRDFGSEGELYDYLRGMAPAHAYYSVAYYEYPGAPKMKEKNWLKADLIFDIDSDHLPGKINSYGDMLEKGKKETLKLLDFLINDFGFDESAVHAVFSGGRGYHFHISDPSVLSLESPERREIVDYISGKISPEMHYSKEWMVGEHGSGTETFRGKTAVPYKYILRNNGAGWGKRIANYIVQYLISESTKPDKDMFRELRDLKGFGKSTSKRFQELKRISKSSAALQDIIKYGRLDFGPVDDFQDVIHQLISQAVDQSKVNFGNTQVDEPVTADIKRLIRLPGSLHGKSGMKVTALKMDELEGFEPLNDAVVFGDKSVKIKAIKPFAVQMKGKDLMVEEGVQEVPEYAAVYLICRGVAEYGSH